In Aspergillus nidulans FGSC A4 chromosome IV, a single window of DNA contains:
- a CDS encoding putative cyclin (transcript_id=CADANIAT00000852) — protein MAKTLAFVAHEAGSTFTANSILYSVTWKLRSLLYLLRVAEMSRGTSNLKYLSNALATPEQLTSSSSAIDGVPTDLETSVRFAGTQLTQAAGVLLRLSQDIIAQAIVTFTRFWLGPEGGSLRIYSAKDVSAAALYLTAKLSFQPTSPRSVLTVYAFLLAKEASPLWFVNPKGSPNEPIPTRYHLTEGGYQSQRQILLRIESVILRTLGFNTHVALPHTITLTYLQTLGVSSTEVARRAFEHLNSSLLSPQLLFVTHQPNALAVASIYLAARERGVKLVDGEWWEVFDVDREDLGFLVVGMQSMEGFARAEMERWKGRTVPLDVEEVEAEIERRQMLESGE, from the exons ATGGCCAAGACCCTTGCTTTCGTAGCTCATGAGGCAGGTTCAACATTTACAGCAAACTCCATTTTATATTCAGTCACATGGAAGCTCAGATCGCT GCTTTATCTTCTAAGGGTTGCCGAAATGTCTCGCGGAACCTCTAATCTGAAATATCTCTCCAATGCGCTTGCAACCCCGGAACAATTgacgagctcttcttcagccatcGATGGTGTTCCGACTGATTTGGAGACATCTGTTCGCTTTGCCGGCACTCAGCTCACTCAGGCCGCTGGTGTTTTACTACGATTGTCTCAGGACATCATCGCTCAGGCTATCGTGACCTTCACCCGTTTCTGGCTGGGTCCAGAGGGAGGAAGTCTCCGGATATATTCTGCAAAG GACGTCTCTGCCGCCGCCCTTTACTTGACAGCGAAGCTCTCATTCCAACCGACTTCTCCGCGTTCTGTTTTGACTGTCTACGCGTTTCTTCTAGCAAAAGAGGCCTCTCCTCTATGGTTCGTGAACCCGAAAGGATCGCCGAATGAACCCATTCCTACGCGCTATCACCTTACCGAAGGCGGATACCAATCCCAACGTCAAATCCTCCTCCGTATCGAGTCAGTTATCTTACGCACACTGGGATTCAATACGCACGTGGCTTTACCTCACACCATCACCCTAACCTACCTTCAGACGCTAGGTGTCTCTTCAACGGAGGTTGCACGAAGAGCCTTCGAGCATCTCAACTCGAGCCTTCTCTCCCCGCAACTTCTTTTTGTCACGCATCAGCCAAATGCCCTTGCGGTAGCCTCCATCTACTTAGCGGCGCGAGAGAGAGGAGTAAAACTTGTTGATGGAGAGTGGTGGGAAGTGTTTGATGTGGACCGGGAGGACCTTGGGTTCCTGGTTGTTGGAATGCAGAGTATGGAAGGGTTTGCGCGAGCAGAAATGGAGAGGTGGAAGGGTCGCACCGTTCCgctggatgttgaagaggtagaggctgagattgagcgGAGACAAATGCTGGAATCTGGAGAGTGA
- a CDS encoding uncharacterized protein (transcript_id=CADANIAT00000853) yields MSSHRRANTEIIQPRNPRQTSGQLFGDQSHSFEDLDYTRTRPAPSNENLARKRLEVGARFLTGLFQGKSEQVNVGLLHRQEDRKSIETESTSMDDSSTGEQYILSYTTPTFTSRSQKRMTAPSPLKQVTSTNPLSFFGRMRPGESRLDLPEPADDEFLNLDIGAALFPPSSNNLSDQEAFSALRDNAENIIKRLQAAYKQRTFALHEALSVKTEKQEELEETKTRIGHLKIQLDGMAEKVLRQEKAMKAMAEELEQERQLRRKEEEARRSVMLVKSSADVESASDIAVELHAPKWNLKRQSNSTIPSDSGFESGDESQAESVFSRREGLESPPSTITGSPNVSQTTLPAPPSATVQASQRESKPLPAPPVRESAYNRVIKGLASSGISSAWTGNSSKCRICYGVPSSEAWSVMGVLKEENKGLKTRLGELEMVIDDCLSLVGP; encoded by the coding sequence ATGTCTTCCCACCGTCGGGCAAACACAGAAATTATCCAACCGCGCAATCCTCGGCAGACATCTGGGCAGTTGTTCGGTGACCAGTCCCACAGTTTCGAAGACCTCGACTACACTCGAACGCGTCCGGCTCCCTCGAACGAAAATCTCGCCAGGAAGAGGCTGGAGGTCGGCGCGAGATTTTTGACGGGTTTGTTTCAAGGGAAGTCCGAACAGGTCAACGTGGGACTCCTGCACCGACAAGAGGACCGAAAATCTATTGAAACGGAGTCAACGAGCATGGACGACTCTAGCACCGGAGAACAGTATATCCTCTCATATACCACGCCGACCTTCACGAGCCGATCACAAAAACGCATGACGGCGCCGTCCCCTTTGAAACAAGTAACGTCGACAAATCCCCTCTCGTTTTTCGGCCGGATGCGTCCAGGCGAAAGTAGGCTGGATCTTCCCGAACCTGCAGACGATGAGTTCTTGAACCTCGATATAGGCGCGGCGCTGTTCCCTCCCAGCTCGAACAATCTGAGTGACCAGGAAGCTTTTAGTGCATTGCGAGACAATGCAGAAAATATTATTAAACGGTTGCAGGCAGCCTACAAACAGCGGACTTTTGCCCTACATGAGGCGCTCAGCGTAAAGACCGAAAAAcaggaggagctcgaggaaaCAAAAACGCGCATCGGGCACCTGAAAATTCAGCTGGATGGAatggcggagaaggtcctCCGTCAGGAAAAGGCTATGAAGGCCATggcggaagagcttgaacagGAGAGGCAGTTGCGCCgtaaagaagaagaggcccgAAGAAGTGTTATGCTAGTCAAATCGAGCGCTGACGTCGAGAGCGCCTCGGACATTGCTGTTGAACTCCACGCCCCTAAGTGGAACTTGAAACGCCAGAGCAACAGCACCATCCCCAGTGATTCGGGCTTCGAATCGGGCGATGAGAGCCAAGCGGAAAGTGTGTTCTCCCGCCGGGAAGGTCTCGAATCGCCCCCTTCAACAATCACAGGGTCTCCAAACGTCTCTCAAACCACCCTTCCCGCCCCGCCATCTGCCACCGTacaagccagccagagagAGTCTAAACCTTTACCTGCGCCGCCAGTTCGCGAATCTGCCTATAATAGAGTCATAAAAGGACTCGCATCCAGTGGTATTTCTAGCGCGTGGACAGGCAATTCTTCCAAGTGCAGGATATGCTATGGTGTGCCTTCATCTGAAGCCTGGAGCGTCATGGGCGTCCTGAAAGAGGAAAACAAAGGCCTTAAGACACGACTAGGCGAGCTGGAAATGGTCATAGATGACTGCCTAAGCCTGGTTGGGCCCTGA
- a CDS encoding translocon subunit SEC61 (transcript_id=CADANIAT00000854) has protein sequence MSGLRFLDLIKPFTPLLPEVAAPETKVPFNQKLMWTGLTLLIFLVMSQMPLYGIVSSDTSDPLYWLRMMLASNRGTLMELGITPIISSGMVFQLLAGTHLIDVNLDLKTDRELYQTAQKLFAIILSFGQACVYVLTGLYGQPSDLGAGICVLLIVQLVVAGLVVILLDELLQKGYGLGSGISLFIATNICESIVWKAFSPTTINTGRGPEFEGAIIALFHLLFTWSDKQRALREAFYRQNLPNVMNLLATLVVFAAVIYLQGFRVEIPVKSSRQRGMRGSYPVRLFYTSNMPIMLQSALCSNIFLISQMLYSRFSDNILVKLLGVWEPREGSAQLHASSGVAYYMSPPLNFREALLDPIHTAVYITFMLVACALFSKTWIEVSGSAPRDVAKQLKDQGLVMAGHREQSMYRELKRIIPTAAAFGGACIGALSVASDLLGALGSGTGILLAVTIIYGYFEIAAREGDIGGGLKGLVPGN, from the exons ATGAGCGGAC TCCGTTTTCTTGATTTGATCAAGCCTTTCACGCCCCTCCTTCCGGAGGTGGCAGCTCCCGAGACCAAGGTGCCCTTCAACCAGAAGTTGATGTGGACTGGG TTGACTcttttgatcttcttggtcATGAGCCAAATGCCTTTGTATGGTATTGTGTCCTCTGACACATCGGATCCCCTCTACTGGCTTCGTATGATGCTGGCCAGTAACCGGGGAACCTTGATGGAATTGGGTATCACCCCTATCATCTCCTCCGGCATGGTTTTCCAG CTCCTTGCTGGTACCCACCTCATTGAcgtcaaccttgaccttAAGACCGACCGTGAGCTTTACCAGACCGCTCAGAAGCTCTTCGCTATCATTCTCTCGTTCGGCCAGGCTTGTGTCTACGTTTTAACTGGTCTCTACGGCCAGCCCAGCGACCTAGGTGCTGGTATCTGTGTTCTGTTGATCGTTCAATTGGTTGTTGCTGGTCTCGTCGTCATTTTGCTCGACGAGCTGCTCCAGAAGGGTTACGGCCTTGGTAGCGGTATCTCTCTTTTCATTGCGACTAACATTTGCGAGTCCATTGTGTGGAAAGCTTTCTCCCCAACCACCATCAACACTGGTCGTGGCCCTGAATTCGAAGGTGCCATCatcgccctcttccacctccttTTCACCTGGTCCGACAAGCAGCGTGCTCTGCGCGAGGCCTTCTACCGCCAGAACCTTCCCAATGTCATGAACCTGCTGGCTaccctcgtcgtcttcgccgccgtTATCTACCTCCAGGGTTTCCGTGTCGAAATCCCCGTCAAGTCTTCCCGCCAGCGTGGAATGCGTGGTTCCTACCCTGTTCGCCTGTTCTACACCTCCAACATGCCCATTATGCTCCAGTCTGCCCTGTGCTCCAACATTTTCCTTATCAGCCAGATGCTGTACTCCCGTTTCTCCGACAACATCCTTGTTAAGCTCCTTGGTGTCTGGGAGCCCCGTGAGGGTTCTGCCCAGCTCCACGCTTCATCTGGTGTCGCCTACTACATGTCTCCTCCTCTGAACTTCCGCGAGGCTCTTCTTGACCCTATCCACACAGCTGTCTACATCACTTTCATGCTCGTTGCCTGTGCCCTGTTCTCCAAGACCTGGATTGAGGtctctggctctgctccTCGTGATGTCGCTAAGCAGCTCAAGGACCAGGGTCTCGTCATGGCTGGTCACCGTGAACAGAGCATGTACAGGGAGCTCAAGCGTATCATCCCCACTGCTGCCGCTTTCGGCGGTGCTTGCATTGGCGCTCTGTCCGTCGCTTCTGACCTTCTCGGTGCTCTCGGTAGTGGTACTGGCATTCTCCTTGCAGTCAC TATTATCTATGGCTACTTCGAGATTGCCGCTCGTGAGGGCGATATCGGTGGAGGTCTCAAGGGCCTCGTCCCGGGCAACTAG
- a CDS encoding glutamate N-acetyltransferase (transcript_id=CADANIAT00000855): MATFTRMVKGQMRCYSAPVDAAIPASKRKYIPTSGTYPKGFFVSGTHVGVKASNTKFPDLALITSETPCSAAAVFTTNKFQAAPVQVSKKILNATQGQGIRSVIINSGCANAVTGKGGLEDAMSMATKVDEYTGVAENGTLVMSTGVIGQRLPISKILSKIPEATSSLSSTHDAWLTTARAICTTDTFPKLLSQTFTLPSSPGRTYNIAGMTKGAGMIHPNMATLLGVIATDAPIVPSALQSLLKTSVARSFNAISVDGDTSTNDTVAILANGAAGGAPINSTQNDDYVVMQNILTSFLQSLSQLVVRDGEGATKFVTVRIQNSPDYPSAQLIASTIARSPLVKTALYGRDANWGRILCAIGYTQGVAPGTVVPERTSVSFKPADGSPVLKLLVNGEPEQVDEERASAILQDEDLEIIVDLGGGEKGELGGEEGIDWSYKATDAMQIWLTKTLSVDNNTSQRGF; encoded by the exons ATGGCTACATTCACCCGTATGGTGAAGGGCCAAATGCGCTGCTACTCGGCACCCGTGGACGCCGCTATCCCAGCCAGCAAGCGCAAGTACATTCCCACCTCGGGCACGTATCCGAAGGGATTCTTTGTCTCAGGGACTCACGTTGGCGTGAAAGCATCCAACACCAAGTTCCCAGACCTTGCGCTCATCACGTCTGAGACGCCCTGCTCCGCGGCCGCAGTGTTTACGACAAACAAGTTCCAGGCTGCACCGGTGCAAGTTAGCAAGAAGATACTTAATGCGACTCAAGGTCAAGGGATCCGGTCTGTTATTATCAACTCGGGCTGCGCGAATGCTGTTACCGGCAAGGGCGGTCTTGAAGATGCGATGAGCATGGCTACAAAGGTGGATGAGTATACTGGTGTCGCCGAGAACGGGACGCTCGTTATGAGTACAGGTGTTATTGGGCAGCG TCTTCCTATCTCTAAGATCCTTTCCAAGATTCCCGAAGCCACTTCATCTCTTTCATCAACCCACGATGCCTGGCTTACCACTGCCCGTGCTATCTGCACCACGGACACCTTTCCCAAGCTCCTCTCCCAAACATTcactcttccttcctcaccTGGTCGCACCTACAACATTGCCGGCATGACTAAAGGCGCGGGCATGATCCACCCGAACATGGCAACACTTCTCGGCGTCATCGCCACAGACGCACCAATCGTCCCTTCAGCCCTACAATCGCTGCTCAAGACCTCTGTCGCACGCTCTTTTAACGCCATCTCCGTCGACGGCGATACAAGCACCAACGACACGGTTGCGATCCTGGCCAACGGAGCTGCAGGCGGCGCACCGATCAATAGCACACAGAATGACGATTACGTCGTCATGCAGAATATTCTTACCTCGTTCCTTCAATCGCTGTCGCAGCTCGTTGTGCGAGACGGCGAGGGCGCAACCAAGTTCGTTACCGTCCGGATCCAAAACTCCCCTGACTACCCCTCTGCGCAGCTCATTGCGTCGACTATCGCAAGGTCTCCGCTTGTTAAGACGGCGCTGTACGGCCGTGATGCGAACTGGGGGCGTATTCTCTGTGCCATCGGTTACACGCAGGGTGTTGCGCCGGGAACTGTTGTGCCTGAGCGGACGAGCGTTAGCTTCAAGCCTGCTGATGGGAGCCCCGTGCTCAAACTCCTTGTGAACGGAGAGCCCGAGCAGGTCGATGAGGAGCGTGCTAGTGCTATTcttcaagacgaagatctggagatcatcgtcgaccttggtggtggtgagaaGGGTGAATTAGGAGGTGAGGAAG GTATAGATTGGAGTTACAAAGCGACTGATGCAATGCAAATATGGCTCACAAAGACTCTCAGCGTTGATAATAATACAAGCCAGAGGGGCTTTTGA
- a CDS encoding origin recognition complex subunit 2 (transcript_id=CADANIAT00000856): MKRKHPEVDDEPSISTPKRQRISKTNGHVNGEGSPEPPPSKRVKVTPQKPAAETAATLKASGLRTPSNRSKAKALFSTSTSEKGASTPTKVRADRSAKKKSAQLLLDQVEDSWEGGDQLAEEILAGEDAPDTIDRQRNDIVETVEADSTEPKQDKTEKTQPAPKRRAGRPKGAKNKRSPTPEGDLPPHERYFFQNRAGPPRTSNNNLNKVNLLTHEEYFDKHANYQDPCKRETAFLNDVHRRSFPQWNFEFSQGFNICLYGYGSKRRLTQGFADWLYRRHSSAPPSVVIVNGHTPNLSIRSIFATIVTAVLGADIPSKMGAQPVEVLELLQSALRSRPDQDPITVFINSIDAPSLRRATNQALLARLAATPKIHLLVTADTPNFLLMWDISLRDQFNFVFHDCTTFTPFDAEFDVVEEVHSLLGRKGRRVGGKEGVEFVLKSLPENAQNLYRVLLTELLSMMDEYLNGEDDMDNGDGAADGPKDEPGIEFRALYQKASEEFIASSEMMFRTLLKEFHDHQMITSRMDASGMEILSVPLSRNEMEGVLEDLVLG, encoded by the coding sequence ATGAAACGGAAGCACCCAGAAGTTGACGACGAGCCCTCTATCTCGACGCCGAAGCGGCAGCGGATTTCGAAAACTAACGGCCACGTCAATGGCGAAGGATCGCCTGAGCCACCTCCGTCGAAGCGAGTGAAAGTCACACCCCAAAAGCCAGCCGCTgagacagcagcaacattGAAAGCGTCCGGACTCAGAACGCCATCTAATCGGTCAAAAGCAAAGGCTCTATTCTCAACATCCACAAGTGAGAAGGGGGCATCGACTCCAACGAAAGTACGCGCTGATCGTtcagcgaagaagaaaagtGCTCAGTTACTTCTCGACCAGGTTGAGGATTCCTGGGAAGGAGGCGATCAGCTAGCGGAGGAGATATTGGCCGGTGAAGACGCACCGGATACAATCGATAGGCAAAGAAATGATATTGTTGAAACAGTGGAGGCGGATTCTACTGAGCCGAAGCAAGACAAGACCGAAAAGACACAGCCGGCACCGAAACGTCGTGCCGGAAGACCCAAAGGGGCAAAAAACAAGCGttctcccactcctgaaggGGATCTGCCACCGCACGAGCGGTACTTCTTCCAGAACCGTGCTGGGCCCCCTCGGACGTCCAACAACAACCTGAACAAGGTGAATTTGCTGACCCACGAGGAGTACTTTGATAAGCACGCGAACTACCAGGACCCTTGCAAGCGGGAGACAGCCTTTCTTAATGATGTCCATCGCAGGTCGTTCCCACAATGGAATTTTGAATTCTCTCAGGGGTTTAACATTTGTCTGTATGGGTACGGCTCAAAACGTCGGCTCACTCAGGGTTTCGCGGACTGGCTCTATCGCAGACACAGCTCGGCTCCTCCATCTGTCGTGATCGTTAACGGACATACTCCCAACCTATCTATCCGATCCATTTTTGCTACTATCGTTACAGCTGTCCTCGGCGCCGACATTCCCTCTAAAATGGGAGCTCAACCAGTGGAGGTCTTGGAATTACTGCAGTCCGCTCTAAGGTCCCGGCCTGATCAAGATCCCATTACCGTCTTTATCAACTCTATTGATGCTCCCTCCCTCCGTCGTGCTACAAATCAAGCTCTGCTTGCCCGCCTTGCAGCTACACCAAAGATACATTTGCTTGTAACCGCAGACACCCCAAACTTCCTGCTAATGTGGGATATCAGTCTCCGGGATCAATTCAATTTTGTGTTCCATGACTGCACGACATTCACACCATTCGATGCTGAGTTTGATGTGGTCGAAGAAGTGCATAGCCTTCTTGGCCGGAAGGGACGGCGTGTGGGCGGTAAAGAGGGTGTGGAGTTTGTGTTGAAGAGTCTCCCTGAGAACGCGCAGAACCTGTACCGAGTGCTGCTTACGGAGCTGCTGTCGATGATGGACGAATATTTGAATGGGGAGGATGATATGGACAACGGTGATGGGGCAGCTGACGGGCCGAAGGATGAGCCTGGGATTGAGTTCCGAGCATTATACCAGAAGGCCTCCGAAGAATTCATCGCATCTTCCGAGATGATGTTCCGCACGCTGTTGAAGGAGTTTCATGACCACCAGATGATTACCTCGCGGATGGATGCGAGTGGGATGGAAATACTGAGCGTCCCGCTGTCCCGCAATGAGATGGAAGGGGTTTTGGAAGACCTTGTTCTGGGGTAA
- a CDS encoding uncharacterized protein (transcript_id=CADANIAT00000857): protein MASGLLTLSRTSAVGIGLGLGLSFSLLHSSPFRTAPMRCEYATPSIGSTGPGWTVSNQDPLRKQGAARESGIMTASNMRQVSMGSVLGLVVGVGLRAFSRVFVVLFGMGIILVEWAASKGYNILPTRQLQKYVKSVNLEKLISRNVPFKVTFGATMALAAFAQF, encoded by the exons ATGGCTTCCGGTCTCCTTACGCTTTCGCGCACTTCTGCAGTCGGAATTGGCCTGGGTCTCGGGCTGTCCTTCTCGCTCCTCCATTCGTCTCCCTTTCGCACAGCACCCATGAGATGCGAATATGCAACTCCGAGTATCGGCTCTACAGGGCCCGGCTGGACTGTGTCCAATCAAGATCCGTTAAGGAAGCAGGGCGCGGCTCGAGAAAGCGGTATCATGACTGCGTCGAACATGCGACAGGTGAGCATGGGAAGCGTCCTTGGCCTTGttgttggagttggattAAGGGCGTTCTCGCGGGTATTCGTGGTCCTTTTCGGCATGGGGATTATATTGGTCGAG TGGGCTGCTTCCAAAGGATACAACATCTTGCCTACCCGCCAATTGCAGAAATATGTGAAATCCGTCAATCTCGAGAAACTGATTTCACGAAATGTACCCTTCAAGGTTACTTTCGGCGCAACCATGGCCCTGGCTGCTTTCGCGCAGTTTTAA
- the pyroA gene encoding pyridoxine biosynthesis protein pyroA (transcript_id=CADANIAT00000858) — MAATNGASNDFTVKAGLAQMLKGGVIMDVVNAEQARIAEEAGAAAVMALERVPADIRAQGGVARMSDPSMIKEIMEAVTIPVMAKARIGHFVECQILEAIGVDYIDESEVLTPADNLYHVTKHNFKAPFVCGCRNLGEALRRISEGAAMIRTKGEAGTGDVVEAVKHMRTVNAEIARARAILQSSPDPEPELRAYARELEAPYELLREAAEKGRLPVVNFAAGGVATPADAALMMQLGCDGVFVGSGIFKSGDAKKRAKAIVQAVTHYKDPKVLAEVSQGLGEAMVGINVSHMKDEDKLAKRGW, encoded by the exons ATGGCCGCCACCAATGGAGCCTCGAACGACTTCACCGTCAAGGCCGGTCTGGCTCAGATGCTGAAGGGCGGTGTTATTATGGATGTTGTCAATGCGGAACAG GCCCGCATTGCCGAAGAGGCCGGTGCCGCCGCTGTCATGGCCCTCGAGCGTGTCCCCGCCGATATCCGCGCACAGGGAGGCGTCGCCCGCATGTCCGACCCCTCAATGATCAAGGAGATCATGGAGGCCGTGACCATCCCCGTCATGGCCAAGGCCCGTATTGGACACTTCGTTGAGTGCCAG ATCCTCGAAGCCATCGGCGTCGACTATATCGATGAATCCGAAGTCCTCACCCCCGCCGACAACCTTTACCACGTCACAAAGCACAACTTCAAAGCCCCCTTCGTCTGCGGCTGCCGCAACCTTGGAGAAGCCCTCCGTCGCATCTCCGAAGGCGCAGCCATGATCCGCACAAAGGGCGAAGCCGGCACTGGCGACGTCGTCGAAGCCGTCAAGCACATGCGCACCGTCAACGCGGAGATTGCCCGCGCCCGCGCCATCCTTCAGTCGTCGCCTGACCCCGAGCCCGAGCTCCGCGCCTACGCCCGTGAGCTCGAGGCCCCCTATGAGCTTCTCCGCGAAGCCGCCGAGAAGGGCCGCCTTCCTGTCGTGAACTTCGCGGCCGGTGGTGTCGCGACccctgctgatgctgcgcTTATGATGCAGCTTGGCTGTGATGGTGTCTTTGTTGGCTCCGGCATCTTTAAATCTGGAGATGCAAAGAAGCGCGCTAAGGCCATCGTCCAGGCTGTTACACACTACAAGGACCCTAAGGTGCTGGCTGAGGTCAGCCAGGGCCTCGGGGAGGCAATGGTTGGCATAAACGTTTCGCatatgaaggatgaggacaAGCTGGCTAAGCGTGGGTGGTAA